A window from Zingiber officinale cultivar Zhangliang chromosome 7A, Zo_v1.1, whole genome shotgun sequence encodes these proteins:
- the LOC122001118 gene encoding phosphatidylglycerophosphate phosphatase PTPMT2-like, with amino-acid sequence MIMGITELGEGRTDECGRREIVSFRAKRALVGAGARILFYPTLVYNVLRNKIQAEFRWWDEIDQFLLLGAVPFPNDVPRLKKLGVRGVITLNEPYETLVPSNIYKVHGIDHLVIPTRDYLFAPTPVDICRAVDFIHRNASHGRTTYVHCKAGRGRSATIVLCYLIEYKNMTPMAALEYVRSRRPRVLLAPSQWQAVEAYNKNKLEFPAIRSPKPKHLHTADVGTISLMDSPRSPLKEEYLITEEDLEGYEKFLDVYEDTTLCPFEEDGILITDTDLEGCETFVDALDESNTSCFSDDEILITEADLEGYETSVDGCNQNSISSDQINQTLPVMRRLSCFFASIKLSNSDLPVSSRHSHIHIVSS; translated from the exons ATGATTATGGGAATTACGGAGTTAGGTGAGGGAAGAACGGACGAATGTGGCCGCCGCGAGATCGTGAGTTTTAGGGCCAAGAGAGCTCTTGTGGGAGCGGGAGCACGGATTCTTTTTTATCCTACACTTGTCTACAATGTCCTTAGAAACAAGATCCAAGCTGAGTTTCGATGGTGGGATGAAATCGATCAG TTTCTATTGCTGGGTGCTGTACCTTTTCCAAACGATGTTCCTCGTCTGAAGAAGCTTGGAGTTCGAGGAGTCATTACCCTAAACGAACCATATGAGACTTTGGTTCCTTCAAACATATACAAG GTTCATGGAATCGATCACCTGGTGATTCCTACAAGAGACTACCTTTTTGCTCCTACACCAGTTGATATATGCCGAGCCGTTGATTTCATCCATA GGAATGCATCTCACGGGAGAACTACATATGTTCACTGCAAGGCAGGAAGGGGGCGTAGTGCCACCATTGTCCTCTGCTATCTG ATTGAATATAAGAATATGACACCCATGGCTGCTCTTGAATATGTGCGCTCTAGAAGGCCTCGTGTCTTGTTGGCTCCTTCTCAGTGGCAG GCTGTTGAAGCTTATAACAAGAACAAGCTGGAGTTCCCTGCGATCCGAAGCCCAAAGCCTAAGCATTTACACACTGCAGATGTTGGAACTATCAGTCTGATGGACTCACCACGTAGTCCCCTCAAAGAAGAATACTTGATAACTGAGGAAGACCTAGAGGGGTATGAAAAGTTTCTGGATGTATATGAGGACACCACCTTATGTCCTTTTGAGGAAGATGGGATTTTGATAACTGACACAGATTTAGAAGGGTGCGAGACCTTTGTGGATGCTTTGGATGAGAGCAATACTTCTTGTTTTTCTGATGATGAAATTTTGATAACTGAGGCTGATCTAGAAGGGTATGAAACCTCTGTGGATGGTTGCAACCAAAACAGCATCTCATCGGATCAGATTAACCAAACCTTGCCAGTGATGAGGAGGCTTTCATGCTTCTTTGCTTCCATCAAGCTGTCTAATAGTGACCTACCAGTTTCTAGCCGACATTCTCACATCCATATAGTTAGTTCGTGA
- the LOC122001119 gene encoding probable 3-hydroxyisobutyrate dehydrogenase-like 1, mitochondrial: protein MPFRLPVLLRCLRRSPAGLRCHICNMAGLLSSDKVVIPSTTRIGWIGTGVMGRSMAGHLLSAGYSLTVFNRTSSKAQALLDRGAKLAGSPVDVARASDVVFLIVGYPSDVRRVALDPSEGVLPGLAPGSVLVDMTTSDPALAAEIADAALAVSCAAVDAPVSGGDRGARTGTLSIFAGGDKSVVQKLEPLFGCMGTVTYMGRPGQGQRTKLGNQIAIASTMVGLVEGMVYAHKAGLDVERWMDAISTGAAGSKSLELYGKRILKRDMEAGFYVHHFVKDLGICLKECQSMGLALPGLALAHQLYVSLMAHGEGELGTQALILSIERLNNTRLEGEPKPNTQSA, encoded by the coding sequence ATGCCCTTCCGCCTCCCGGTGCTCCTCCGCTGTCTGCGCCGCTCGCCTGCCGGTCTACGCTGCCATATTTGCAACATGGCCGGACTTCTATCTTCAGATAAAGTCGTAATACCGAGTACTACGCGGATCGGTTGGATCGGGACAGGCGTCATGGGCCGGTCTATGGCCGGTCATCTCCTCTCTGCCGGTTACTCACTGACCGTCTTCAACCGGACCTCCTCTAAGGCCCAGGCCCTGCTGGACCGAGGCGCTAAGCTAGCTGGCTCCCCGGTCGACGTTGCACGCGCCAGTGATGTCGTCTTTCTCATCGTCGGCTATCCCTCCGACGTCCGGCGAGTCGCCCTCGATCCATCTGAAGGAGTGCTTCCTGGCCTGGCTCCTGGCTCCGTCCTCGTTGACATGACCACAAGCGACCCTGCCCTAGCCGCCGAGATCGCCGATGCTGCTCTAGCGGTGTCTTGTGCGGCGGTGGATGCTCCAGTATCGGGCGGCGACCGTGGAGCCCGCACCGGAACTCTCTCCATATTCGCCGGAGGCGACAAGTCCGTCGTCCAGAAGCTTGAGCCGCTGTTCGGTTGTATGGGCACGGTAACCTACATGGGACGACCTGGGCAAGGCCAGAGAACGAAACTTGGGAATCAGATCGCAATCGCATCAACAATGGTGGGGCTGGTGGAAGGGATGGTGTATGCCCACAAGGCTGGGCTCGACGTCGAGAGGTGGATGGACGCAATTTCTACGGGCGCAGCTGGGTCAAAGTCGCTCGAACTATACGGAAAGAGGATCTTGAAGAGGGACATGGAGGCTGGGTTCTACGTACACCACTTCGTGAAGGATCTTGGCATTTGCTTGAAGGAATGTCAGAGCATGGGACTAGCATTGCCAGGTTTGGCGTTGGCGCATCAGCTGTATGTCTCACTCATGGCTCACGGAGAGGGAGAACTAGGGACTCAAGCACTAATTTTGTCCATTGAACGACTCAACAATACCCGTTTGGAAGGAGAGCCAAAGCCAAACACACAGTCGGCATGA